The Aestuariibaculum lutulentum genome segment TACTGGGAGTATGAAGAAGATTACGACTACGTAAAGAAGTTGTTGGTAAGCTTGCGTTAGCGATTGCCGTGGTATCCTTTTTAGAGGAACGATAAAAAGATAAAGCAGAAAGCGCGACCCTTAGTGAATACAAAGGGTAACGCCAAAAATATAAGTGGAAGAGTTAACAATTTGTTTCTTTTTCCGTAACAAATAAAAACGATGTAAATAAGACATTTGCAGCAAAATTGAAACCATGAAAAAGATACAAAGCGAGGCATTAGTGTTTTTCTTTCAGCTTTTTGTTTTAGGGTTTGCTGCGTTAACGGTGGCTTATTTTATCTAAGATAAAAACTGATAGAAATTCAGCATGAAAGTAACAGATCACATTAAAAAAGCGAACGGAAAGACTTTATTTTCTTTTGAAGTGATCCCGCCGCAAAAGGGTAAAAATATTCAGGATTTATATAATAATATCGATCCGTTAATGGAATTTAATCCGCCGTTTATTGATGTCACAACTTCGCGAGAAGAGTATGTGTATGTCGATAAAGGTAATGGACTTTTAGATAAACGTATTACCCGAATGCGTCCTGGAACCGTAGGGATTTGTGCTTCTATTATGCATAAGTACAACGTAGATGCTATTCCGCATTTATTATGTGGTGGATTTACCAAAGAAGAAACGGAATACGTATTAGTAGATTGCCATTATTTAGGTATTGATAATGTAGTGGCTTTACGTGGTGATTCAAGAAAAGACGAGCCCTATTTTGTGCCAACTAAAGGTGGACATGCTTATGCTACTGGTTTAGTTCAGCAGATTTCAAATTTAAATAACGGAAAGTATTTACATGACGAAATCGAGGTGGAACACAACTACGATTTTTGTGTTGGTGTAGCGGGTTACCCTGAAAAACACATGGAAGCGCCATCGCTTAACACCGATTTAAAACGCTTAAAAGAAAAGGTTGATGCCGGTGCTGATTATGTGGTAACTCAAATGTTTTTCGATAATAAAAAGTATTTTGATTTTGTTGAAAAAGCACGCGAAATTGGAATTACTGTGCCTATTATTCCAGGAATTAAGCCTATTGCTGTTAAACGTCATTTGCAAATTTTACCACAGGTATTTAAAATCGATTTACCTGAGGACTTAATTGATGCTGTTGAAGCATGTAAAGATAATAATGCGGTTAGACAGGTAGGAATCGAGTTTGCCATTCAGCAGTCGAAAGAGTTGAAAGAAGCTGGCGTACCATTTTTACATTACTATTCGATGGGTAAAAGCGATAATATAAAAGCGATTGCATCGGAATTGTTTTAATAATTCTGTTACTTTTGCTTACTCACATGGTGAGTAAAAAATAAATCGAGGGTATTTGTGCTGTTTCTTCTTGTATAAAATTGGAGAAACAGTACAGAACCAAAGATTTGAAAAGTAACAAGTTTTAATGAAATCGTTTTTAACCTACACCTTTTTATTGTGTTCTTTAGTTGTGTTCGGGCAGCAAAAAACACATTCTTCTTATATTGATTTAAGTTACTTTAGAGGGAATATCGCTCTGCATAACAATGATATTCTACATTTAATTGAAGGACATCCTGAAGGTTATATTTTAAGCTGGAATAAAAAAACTTACGGTTATAACGATTGGGAACAGCGTTATAATTACCCGGATTATGGGGTGACTTATGTTTATCAAAATTTAAAAAGTGATGCTTTAGGTACAGTAGCTTCAGCTTATGCGCATTACAATTTTTATTTTTTAAATAGAAATTTAATGTTCCGTGTGGCTCAGGGAATCGCTTACACCGATCGTCCTTACGATAAGGTGGATAATTACCGAAATATTGCTTTCGGATCGCATATATTAAGTAGTACGTTCGCGATGCTTAACTATAAAAAGGAACGCATTTTCGGGCGTTTTGGTGTGCAAGCGGGTTTGTCTTTAATTCATTATTCGAATGCGAATGTAAAGGCTCCAAACTTAAGTACCAATTCCATGGCATTAAATGTTGGTGTCACTTATAATATTGATGAAGAAGAGCCCGAATATTCAACTACTCTTCAAGGTGTCAAGGAAAAATTTACCGAACCTGTAAAATATAATCTTGCATTTAGAACCGGAATTAATGAAAGTGACGTGGTTGGTTCTGGGCAGTTTCCGTTTTATATCGCTTCAGCTTATGCCGATAAACGTATTAATGTGAAAAGTGCGATCCAATTAGGAACCGACGTGTTTTTTTCGAAGTTTTTGGATGAATTGATATATTATCAAAGTGTGTCTTATCCTGAAGAGAATGTTTCCGGTGACGAAGATTATAAACGTGTAGGGATTTTTGCAGGTCACGAATTATTTGTTAACCGCATATCGTTAGTCACTCAATTTGGTTATTATGTGTATTATCCGTTCGATTTTGAGGGGAGAACGTATATGCGTATTGGTTTAAAACGTTATTTTGGAAACAAATTTTTTGGTGCCATGACCTTAAAATCACACGGGGCTAAAGCAGAGGCTGTTGAATTTGGAATTGGGGTAAGATTATAGATTATGAAGAATTTAATTTACATTTTAAGCTTAGTTTTCTTTTTCGCTTGTGACAGTGAAAATGCTGGCGATTGTTTTCAAAAAACAGGGGTTATTGTTCAGCAGGAATTTACGGTTGAAGCATTTACAAAAATATTGGTAAATCGCGACATCGAGTTAATTGTAAAACAAGGAACAGAGCAAAAGGTACTTGTTGAAACCGGTGAAAATTTAATAAATGATGTTGAAGCTGTTGTAGATAATGGACAACTAATTTTAACTGATAATAACACCTGTAACTATGTTCGAGATTATGGGGTTACAAAGGTTTTAGTAACATCTCCAAATATTACTGAAATTAGAAGTTCAACGCAATATGATATTAGTTCCGATGGTATGTTGACTTATCCGAGTTTAACATTGTTATCTGAAAGTTTTAATGCGCCCGATAGCTTTACCAGTGCTAATTTTAAACTTCAAGTTAATAATAATACATTACGTGCAGTATTTAACAATGCGTCGAATTGTTATATTTCTGGAGGAACCAATAATTTAGATCTTACGTTTGCCTCTGGAACTTCGCGTTTTGAAGGGGAGAATCTTATTGCTCAGAATGTAACGATTTGGAATCGTAGTTCTAATGATATGATTGTGAATCCGCAGCAATCTATAAAAGGAAAAATATCTGGTGTTGGAGACGTTATTGCCGTAACCAAACCAGATATTATTGATGTTGTTGAAGAATATAAAGGCCGATTAATTTTCAAATAATTCAACCGCCTGCTTAGCAATTTCTAATTCTTCATTAGTAGGAATCACTAAAATTTTTGTTTTAGAATCCTCTGTATTTATTTCTCTAATGTCTTTAGATCTGACACTATTTTTGGTTTTATCTAAATCCAGACCAAAGAAATCCATATCCTGACAAACCAATTGACGAATAGTTTGTGAGTTCTCGCCGATTCCGGCAGTAAATACAATAGCATCTAATCCATTTAAAACAGCTGCATAAGCACCTATATATTTTTTAATACGGTAAGCATTCATCTCTAAAGCTAACTGACAATCTTTATTGCCTTTTTCTGCCATGGTTTCAATATCTCTTAAATCACTGTAACCAGTTAACCCAAGCATACCACTTTGCTTATTTAAAAGGGTGTTGATTTGCTTTAAATCGTAGCCTAATTTATCTTTTAAATGAAAAATTACTGAGGCATCAATATCTCCCGATCTTGTTCCCATAATTAACCCTGAGATAGGAGAGAAACCAAGGGAGTGGTCTATGCTTTCGCCATTCTTGATAGCCGTCATACTACAGCCATTTCCTAAGTGAATAGTAATGATTTTAGATTCTTTTTTACCCAAATATTCAATGGCTTTTTCCGAAACGTATTTATGACTGGTACCATGGAAACCGTATAAGCGAATGCGATGTTCTGTTAACAATTCGTTTGGAATAGCAAATTTATAGGCCTTTTCCGGAATGGTTTGATGAAACGCCGTATCGAAAACAGCTACCTGTTTTGCATTAGGGAAAATATCTTCAGCAACTTCGATGCCTTCTAAATTGGCAGGGTTATGAAGCGGTGCTAAAGCAATCAGGTCTTTAATTTTATCTTTAACCACTTTAGTGATTTCGGTTGTGTCACTAAACGATTTGCCTCCATGTACCACGCGATGTCCAACTATGGCAATGTCGTCTGGAGATTTAATAACGCCAACCTCTTTACTTAATAAATGTTGAGATACAAGTTTTAAAGCACTTCGATGATTTAAGATTGAAGTTTCAATTTCAATCGCTTTTTTCTTATTGTCATATTTAAAAATGGCATCATTAAAACCAATACGTTCAACAACTCCTGAACAGATAATGGTTTCTTCCGGCATGGAAAATAATTGAAATTTAAGGGATGAACTTCCCGAGTTTAAAACTAATACTTGCATGTTATTATTCTTCTTGAGCTTGAATTGCGGTTATTATAACTGTACTGTATATATCTTCTACTGTACAGCCTCTACTTAAATCGTTTACAGGTTTGTTAAGTCCTTGTAACATTGGGCCAATAGCAAGAGCACCAGTCTCTCGTTGAACGGCTTTATAGGTGTTGTTTCCGGTGTTTAAATCTGGGAATATTAATACGCTTGCTTGTCCGGCAACTTCAGATTCTGGTAATTTGCTTTTACCAATTTTCATGTCTACGGCAGCATCATATTGAATTGGACCTTCAATTTTTAATTGTGGATCTTTTTGTTTTACAATTTCGGCAGCTTCACGTACTTTATCTACATCGGCACCTTTTCCTGAAGCACCAGATGAGTACGATAACATAGCTACTTTAGGTTCGATACCAAAGTTTTTAGCACTTTCGGCCGATTGGATTGCTATTTCAGCAAGTTCTGCCGCATTTGGGTTCGGGTTAATGGCGCAATCACCAAATACAGAAACACGATCTTCTAAACACATAAAGAATATTGAAGATACAATGTTTACCCCAGGTTTTGTTTTAATAAATTGTAGGG includes the following:
- a CDS encoding acyloxyacyl hydrolase, whose protein sequence is MKSFLTYTFLLCSLVVFGQQKTHSSYIDLSYFRGNIALHNNDILHLIEGHPEGYILSWNKKTYGYNDWEQRYNYPDYGVTYVYQNLKSDALGTVASAYAHYNFYFLNRNLMFRVAQGIAYTDRPYDKVDNYRNIAFGSHILSSTFAMLNYKKERIFGRFGVQAGLSLIHYSNANVKAPNLSTNSMALNVGVTYNIDEEEPEYSTTLQGVKEKFTEPVKYNLAFRTGINESDVVGSGQFPFYIASAYADKRINVKSAIQLGTDVFFSKFLDELIYYQSVSYPEENVSGDEDYKRVGIFAGHELFVNRISLVTQFGYYVYYPFDFEGRTYMRIGLKRYFGNKFFGAMTLKSHGAKAEAVEFGIGVRL
- a CDS encoding acetate/propionate family kinase gives rise to the protein MQVLVLNSGSSSLKFQLFSMPEETIICSGVVERIGFNDAIFKYDNKKKAIEIETSILNHRSALKLVSQHLLSKEVGVIKSPDDIAIVGHRVVHGGKSFSDTTEITKVVKDKIKDLIALAPLHNPANLEGIEVAEDIFPNAKQVAVFDTAFHQTIPEKAYKFAIPNELLTEHRIRLYGFHGTSHKYVSEKAIEYLGKKESKIITIHLGNGCSMTAIKNGESIDHSLGFSPISGLIMGTRSGDIDASVIFHLKDKLGYDLKQINTLLNKQSGMLGLTGYSDLRDIETMAEKGNKDCQLALEMNAYRIKKYIGAYAAVLNGLDAIVFTAGIGENSQTIRQLVCQDMDFFGLDLDKTKNSVRSKDIREINTEDSKTKILVIPTNEELEIAKQAVELFEN
- a CDS encoding head GIN domain-containing protein, translated to MKNLIYILSLVFFFACDSENAGDCFQKTGVIVQQEFTVEAFTKILVNRDIELIVKQGTEQKVLVETGENLINDVEAVVDNGQLILTDNNTCNYVRDYGVTKVLVTSPNITEIRSSTQYDISSDGMLTYPSLTLLSESFNAPDSFTSANFKLQVNNNTLRAVFNNASNCYISGGTNNLDLTFASGTSRFEGENLIAQNVTIWNRSSNDMIVNPQQSIKGKISGVGDVIAVTKPDIIDVVEEYKGRLIFK
- the metF gene encoding methylenetetrahydrofolate reductase [NAD(P)H]; this translates as MKVTDHIKKANGKTLFSFEVIPPQKGKNIQDLYNNIDPLMEFNPPFIDVTTSREEYVYVDKGNGLLDKRITRMRPGTVGICASIMHKYNVDAIPHLLCGGFTKEETEYVLVDCHYLGIDNVVALRGDSRKDEPYFVPTKGGHAYATGLVQQISNLNNGKYLHDEIEVEHNYDFCVGVAGYPEKHMEAPSLNTDLKRLKEKVDAGADYVVTQMFFDNKKYFDFVEKAREIGITVPIIPGIKPIAVKRHLQILPQVFKIDLPEDLIDAVEACKDNNAVRQVGIEFAIQQSKELKEAGVPFLHYYSMGKSDNIKAIASELF